From Paenarthrobacter sp. A20:
GCGAGGGCCAGGATGTCCTCCGGCGTGTTGACGATCGTCGCCTGTGGGTAGCGGTCCTTGGCTTTGGATTGGCGCGATGCATCCGAAGTTGCGATGACGGCGAGCTCATAGGCGGGATTGCTGGCGATGAAGGGCGCGTGGAATACGCTGCCCGATAGCCCGAAACCTGCTACTGCGGTACGGATCGGCGTGGAAGTCATGACCCTAGGCTACCGATCCTCACACACTTAACGGCCCTTTCACGCCAACCCTCTATCACCGGGTGATAGAGGGTTGGGGTGAAGGGCGCAAAATGAACTGGTCCCCGTTTGTTGGACTGGCTAATTGGGATTTTAGGCTGCGAGGGTCTGGGCCCGGTATTGCACCGGGCTCAGGCCTTCGAGTTTGGTGGAGATCCTTTCGTTGTTATACCAGCGGATGTACTCGTGCAGTGCTGTTGCCAAGGCGTCGGTGCTGAGGAACCGGACGTGGTGGAAGAGTTCTTCCTTGAGATGTCCGAAGAAGTTCTCCATGACGGCGTTGTCGTAGCAGTTGCCCTTGCGGGACATTGACTGGGTGGCGCCGGCTTCGGTGAGCAGCTGCCGCCAGAACACGTGCTGGTATTGGAAGCCTTGGTCCGAGTGAACCAATGGTTTTTGTCCCGGTTCCAGGCAGGTGATGGCCTGAGATAGTGAGGTGTTGGCTAGTTCCAGGTTCGGTGAGTTGCCGATGGAATACGAAATAATTTGCCGGTCGAAAAGGTCCATGACTGGTGAGAGGTAGAGCTTCCGGTCCCCGACGCGGAACTCGGTGACATCAGTGACCCACTTCTGGTTCGGAGCGTCGGCGTCGAACTTCCGGTCCAGCACGTTCGGTGCAATCACCCCCTGCTCGCCTTGGTAGGAGTTATAGCGTTTCCGCCGCCGGATCTTGCAGCGCAAGGCCAGGGCGCGCATCAGTTTCAGCACGGTCTTCTTCGCCACCGTCCATCCTTGCTTCGTCAGCTCGGTGTGGATTCGGCGATGTCCGTAACGGCCGTGGTTGGTCGTGAAAACCTCCGTGATGGCGCTCTTGAGTGCTTCCTGCGGGTCCGGGGACAGGAGCCGGGCCTGATGGTAGAAGAACGTCGAGCGGGCCAGGCCCGCGGCCCGCAGCAGAACCGGGAGCGGGTAATCAGCCTTGAGGGCAACGAGGGCTTGAACCTTCACCGTCGTTCCTGCGCCCTCAAGGCCCGCAATTTTCCCAAGTAGGCCACCTCTGCCCGCAACAGTTCGTTCTCCCGACGCAGTTGCTCAAGCTCCGAAACCTCCGGGGCCTGCGGCGTCGCCCCGGGCTTCACGGACAGCATCGCACCAGGCTTCCGCGACGGCAGGGCCACGGGTTCCCCAGAAGGTGCGGCCTTCGGCTTCGCTGGCGTGCCGTTGCGTTTTGGCATCAGCCCGTCTTCGCCCTCCAAGCGATACGCTCTGACCCATTTCTGCAGCAGTTGCCGTGAAGACAGGCCCGCTTCAACGGCCAGGTCGGGACCGGTTTCGCCCGCCAGGAACCGCTGCACCAAGGCCAGTTTGACCTCGAAAGAGTATGACTTCGGCGCCTTGGTCACCAAGACTCCTTCCCCATGAATCCTCCATAACCCATACAGTCCCCTTACCGGCACCTGGGGCGCATCAAGGTACCGGGCCGCCGCCCGATAGCCAAGCCCTCTTTCAAAACACGCTACAGCCGACACCCGCTGCACCACAGACAAAGAACTACGCGAACACATAAAACTGCTCCCCTCAAATCGGAACTGAAATTCTCAGTCCAACTTCAGGGGAGCAGTTCAAAAGGTGAGAGAGCGTGGGGACGGCGAAGGCCGGGAGCCTCTCCGAACCGGTCAACAGGTTCAGGGAAGCTCCCGGCCTTCAGGAACTTACAGCGGGGAGGCTACTTCTTGGCGCCCTTTTCCCAGCCGATGGTGGTCCAGTCAGGAACGTTGGAGAGGCTCTTGAACAGGGACGGGCCGTAGTTGGCCAGGCCTGTGCGCACAAACTGGATCTCCGGGCCGTTCAGCACGGTACCCATGGAGAAGTACTTCTCCATGTGCTTCTTCTCGACGTCCATGGCGGCCTTGTTGCGCTCTTTGTCATCAGCAATGGTTGCCAAGCGCGTGATTTCGGCGTCGAGCTCAGCATCACCCAAGCCGTTTTCGTTAGTGGCGGAGTCGTAGAACTGCTTCACGGCATCAGTGGCATCCGCGCCCACGGTGTAACCGGAGATGGTCACGTCGAACTCGCGTCCGCCGATGACCTTGCCGAAGTCAGCATCACCGCGCTGGTCAATGGACACATCCATACCAGCGGCCTGGAGCTGCTTCTGCAGGGTCTGCGAGGTTGCAGCCGTGGTGGGGTCGTCACCGAAGTTAGTGATCTTGAAGGAGACGGGGACGCCATCCTTCGCCATGATGCCCTTATCGTTGGCCGTGTAACCAGCGTCGGTCAGGACCTTCTTGGCAGCCTCAGTGCCGGTGTCCTTCACAGGGTAGTTGTCCTGGTAGTACTCGGAGAACGGCATCAGCATCATGGAGCCGGAGCTTTCCTCGGACCAGTTCAGGCCGTTGAAGCGGACATCGCGGATCGCTTTGCGGTCGACGGCGGTGAAGATCGCCTGGCGTACTGCGACGTCGGTCAGAGCCGGGCGCTTAGCATTGATGTTGAGACCACCGGCGAACAGGCGCTGACCGCGGCGGACCTCGGAGTTGGTGGTTCCTTCGAGTTGCTTGTAGCGGCCCAGGGTACGGCCGTTGGCTGCGTCGATTTCACCGTTCTTGAACGCAGCGATGGTTGCGCTCGGCTCCATCTGGCGCCAGATGACCTTTTCGAGGACCGGCTTCTGGCCCCACCATTTGTCGTTGGGCACCATGGTGACCGTCTTGGCGGTGGTGTCGTAGTTCTCCACCTTGAAAGGTCCCGCCATCCATTCGGGGTGCATGTTGCCTGCAAACCCCGTGTTGAAGATCTCGGGGGTATTGATGGCCGGGTGGATCAAGCCGAAGAAGAGGCCTTCCAACGGAAAGACCGGCTGGGTAGTGGTGACAATGACTTCTTTGTCGTTGGCACCTGCCTTGACTGAATCGACGAAAGCGTAAGCACCAGCGGTCACGATGTCGATTGACTTGTCTTCACCCTTGAGCATTTTCCAAGTGTTTTCGAACGTCTTGACGTCGATGGGCGTACCATCGTTCCACGTCGCTTTGTCGTTGACCTTGATGGTGATGGTCTGCTTGCCGTCCTTGACTTCGCTCTTGACGTCTTCGCAGAAGTCCTTGTTCGGCTCTGCCTTGCCATCGAAGTCCAGCTTCCAGCAGCCGCCAATGCCACCGCTGTTGATGGAGGCAGTGTTGACGGGAGTCATCAGGGCCGAATTGTCAGCGCTGTTGCCCACATTTGAGAAGCCATTGAAGTCCGGACCAATGCTGCCGACAGCAAGGGTGACCGTGCCACCCGGTTCCAGGTCTTTTGCTTCCTTGGCGTTGACGCTGATCAGCTTGCTGATGTCACCGCCTGCTTCTTCGGCCTTCTGCGAGGCCGGACCCGACGGCGTTCCCCCGCCGCAAGCGGTCAGCATGAGCGTCGCTGCGAGCGCTACGCCGCCGATCGTCGTGTATTTCTTCATGGTTTGCCCTTCATGTTTACGACTGGAATTTCATTTGCGAGTTGAGACCAGGGATTCATTTCAAATGCGTCATATGTCGTCAGGCATGCACCACCAGCATGTCGGCATCTATCTCTCCGTCCGGGAAGAAGCATGCGAAGTCCTGCGCGCCTTCCTTCTCAGAAGCCAGTGGCGGCTCCAGAGTAAGGCACTTCTCCTGCTTCGCGGCAGGTAGCGCG
This genomic window contains:
- a CDS encoding IS3 family transposase, with the protein product MKVQALVALKADYPLPVLLRAAGLARSTFFYHQARLLSPDPQEALKSAITEVFTTNHGRYGHRRIHTELTKQGWTVAKKTVLKLMRALALRCKIRRRKRYNSYQGEQGVIAPNVLDRKFDADAPNQKWVTDVTEFRVGDRKLYLSPVMDLFDRQIISYSIGNSPNLELANTSLSQAITCLEPGQKPLVHSDQGFQYQHVFWRQLLTEAGATQSMSRKGNCYDNAVMENFFGHLKEELFHHVRFLSTDALATALHEYIRWYNNERISTKLEGLSPVQYRAQTLAA
- a CDS encoding helix-turn-helix domain-containing protein, whose amino-acid sequence is MTKAPKSYSFEVKLALVQRFLAGETGPDLAVEAGLSSRQLLQKWVRAYRLEGEDGLMPKRNGTPAKPKAAPSGEPVALPSRKPGAMLSVKPGATPQAPEVSELEQLRRENELLRAEVAYLGKLRALRAQERR
- a CDS encoding ABC transporter family substrate-binding protein, with the translated sequence MKKYTTIGGVALAATLMLTACGGGTPSGPASQKAEEAGGDISKLISVNAKEAKDLEPGGTVTLAVGSIGPDFNGFSNVGNSADNSALMTPVNTASINSGGIGGCWKLDFDGKAEPNKDFCEDVKSEVKDGKQTITIKVNDKATWNDGTPIDVKTFENTWKMLKGEDKSIDIVTAGAYAFVDSVKAGANDKEVIVTTTQPVFPLEGLFFGLIHPAINTPEIFNTGFAGNMHPEWMAGPFKVENYDTTAKTVTMVPNDKWWGQKPVLEKVIWRQMEPSATIAAFKNGEIDAANGRTLGRYKQLEGTTNSEVRRGQRLFAGGLNINAKRPALTDVAVRQAIFTAVDRKAIRDVRFNGLNWSEESSGSMMLMPFSEYYQDNYPVKDTGTEAAKKVLTDAGYTANDKGIMAKDGVPVSFKITNFGDDPTTAATSQTLQKQLQAAGMDVSIDQRGDADFGKVIGGREFDVTISGYTVGADATDAVKQFYDSATNENGLGDAELDAEITRLATIADDKERNKAAMDVEKKHMEKYFSMGTVLNGPEIQFVRTGLANYGPSLFKSLSNVPDWTTIGWEKGAKK